The region TGCTGCGCGACGACCTCGCCTACCAGGTCAGTCTGTTCTGCCTTCCGCCGCCCGAGATGGTGCGGCTGACGCTCGAAGGCGGCCGTCGACTCATTGAGTCAGATACCTACAAGATTGGCGCCTGGCCGTGGGAGTTGCCTCACTGGCCGAGTGCGTTCGGGCAATCCCACGAGTTCGTTGACGAGATCTGGGCCCAAAGCCGCTTCGTGGAGGCCGTGTATGCAAGGCTTGGTCGGACCAAAGTGCGGCACATGCCCATGGCTGTGGTCATTCCAACGCCGCAAACGACTGACCGCAAGCGCTTTCGCCTTCCCGACGACGATTTCCTGTTCTATCTGATGTTCGACGGAAATTCCTGGCTGACACGAAAGAATCCCGTGGCAGGGATCATGGCATTCAAACAAGCCTTCGCGAAGGAGACAAGCGGCGTCGGCCTGGTCATCAAGGCGATGAACGCTCGCGACGACGATCCGACCTGGCGGCAGGTCCGCGAACTGGCGGCAGCAGACGATCGTATCCATATCGTCTCCGAGCGGCTGAATCGGCAGGACACCATTGATTTCATGGCCTGCTGCAACGCCTACATTTCGCTGCATCGAAGCGAAGGCTTCGGTCGTGTCATTGCAGAGGCGATGGCGTTGGGTCAGCCTGTCGTCGCAACCAATTTCTCGGGTAACGTGGATTTTTGCGACGAGCAGACAGCGTTCCTTGTCGACGGCGAGTTGGTTCCGCTGCGCCCCGGAGACTATTTGTTCCACGAAGGACAATACTGGTGTGATCCTGACGTAGGGATTGCTGCCAGCCAGATTGCCCGGGCGTTCGGCGACGCAGACCTGCGCGAGCGTATTGCCAAGGCCGGTCGCGCACGCATCGAAAGAGACCATTCGATGGCGGCGGTGGCACGCGCATATGCGCAGCGCCTGGACGAAATTCGAAAGGCGGTCGGACGATGAGACTGCTGATCTGTGCACCAGACATCTTCGAAGGCGATGCCGTCGGCAACCACTGCCTTGGGCTGGCTACCATGGCAGCGCATTCAGGGTGGAATGCGCTAGCGTACGCCCAGCGCTTCGATACTTCGATATCGCATGTGCAGCCAATTGAATCGCTTTTTTCGGAGGTGACAAGCGAGGATCTTCTGTACGTCAGTTATTCAATTGTCGACCCACTCCTCGATCGGCTACTTGCCTTGCCGTGCAGAAAGATTTGTTATTTCCACGGGGTCACCGACCCCGCCTTGTTGCGTGAATTCGAGCCGGTGACGGCCGACCTTTGCGAGCAGGCATTTTCGCAATTGCCGCGGCTGGCAGGATTTGATGTCATCGTCGCCAACTCGATGCATGTGGCTCACGACCTCGCACCCTATGTCGACGTTTCGAGTATCGTTGTCATCCCCCCCGTCTTCGAAAGTTTGCCGACATTTGGGGACAACGCGATTGCACACCGCAATCCGAATACGTTCAACATGCTGGTGCTTGGCCGCGTTGTGCCGCACAAGCGAGTGGAAGATGCCATCGAGGTATTCGCGCGCGTTGTCGAGGGAGGTGTCGACGCCACGATGACGATCGTCGGCAGCATGCCGAATTACGATTACAGCAAATACCTGCTCAAACGCGCACGCGCGCTTGGGATACTGACACGTATCGATTTCACGGGAATGGTCGACGATGCAGATCTGCTGTCGAGTTATGACCGCGCTTCGCTGCTGCTTTCGATGAGCCGCCATGAGGGCTTCTGCATTCCCGCGCTCGAGGCAATGCACCGCGGCATTCCCGCGGTGGTGCGGGCCGGCCATGCTGCCGCTGAAGTGGTAAATGATGCCGGACTAGTCATCAACGAACGCGAGACAGCGGGCCAGATAGCCGATCAGATTATCGCGCTGCGCAATGATGCCTCCCGTTGGGACGCATTGACACAGCGCGCGCGCGCGCGTGCGGGCGTCCTGTTGGAACGAACGTCTTGGCGGCATTGGGCGGAGGTGTTCGACTGTGCTCTTCGAGGGACCGACACGCCATGAGTGTTTTGCTGAGCGGCTTCAACAGTCAACCGGAATTCCTCCACACGCAGGATGCGTCACACGCAAACGAAGTCCTTCTGCGCGCAAGCGATTCTGTTTGGCAAGCCGTACTTGTCGTACGCTGACGCAACGGGGAGAAACGCATGACCGGGCTTAAATTCATTCTGACAACGTATAGCACCGCGTTTACCGTCAGTGGTGGCGGCGAATCAGAACTCGTGCAGGTTGCCGAAATCCTCAAGGCGTCCGGCGTCCATACCGACATCTACGGCATCGGTAGCCGTCCGCTTAACTTCTACGATGGCGTGATTCATTTCTCGGTGCATGCCGACAGCCACGCCATATTGCGCGAAGCGGCAATCAGAAATAAGCGCATCTTCCTCTGGCCAAACGTCTGGTGGCTCGGCCCCATTCCGGCCAGTGAGGTCGAGCGTATTCAGGAAATCACGCGTATCGCGCATAAGCTGTTATTCAAGTCCCACGCGGAACTCGAGAATTTTACGCAATACATCCCGGTGCCAGCGGAGAAAATCGAAGTCCTGCCCACCTGCGTATCGAACCGCTTTCTGGCGCAGCCCGACAAAGATCTGCTATCGACGGTTTCAAATAGTACAGACTTCGCACTATGCCTGGGGCTGATCGAGCCGATCAAGAATCAGCTACAGACCATCAGAGCCTTGAATGAACTTCAGCTGGACGGGCTGTTCGTGGGAGGCGCACGCGACGACGACTATTATCGGCAATGCGTTGCGGAAGCTCATCCCGGCATCGCCTTCCTGCCGTTCATCCAACCTTGCAGCGCGCTGCTCCGGTCGATCATTGCCAACTGCAATGTGATGGTTGAGCCGAGTATCGATCCGCCTGGCCGATCGAGCCTGGAAGGCGCCATCATGCAGAAACCCTTGGTCATGTCCGACGGCCCCTGGCAGCGCGAGCATTTTGAAAACGGTGTCTGGTACACGGCGACGGACTCCGTGAGCGCAATTGCCTCTGCGATTGCGGGCGCGATCAATGACACCGACCGGGACGCAAAAGTAGCAGCGACTTACGACCGCGTGATGGCACGTCATTCGGCATCGATCATCGGCCCGCAAATCGCTGAACTGCTTGCACGGGAAAGTATTTGAAATGCCGAAGATTCCGCGTCTATTAGTTGTTCAGCGAATCTCGCTCTCCCACGACAGATTGATGTCGCGTTCGATTGCTGCCCGCTTTGGCCCGCTTCTGAACTATATGGCTAACAACGGGATGCTCGAATGGGAAGAGATCGTTGAAAGCGACGTGACCGTTGGACAGTTGCGGCGTTTCGATGCCGTGCTGTTCAACAAGCATAGTTCGAACCGCGCCACCGATGTGATGCGTATGGCCAACGACCTCGGCCTGCGCACCATCTACGATATGGACGACTGGATCATCGACTTGCCGATGTACAGCGTCACCGATCTGAACGACGACTTGCTGGCAAATATCACCTGGCTTATCCGGCAGGCGTCGATTGCCACGGTCTCGAACGACACCCTGCGAAACAAGTTGCGCCGGATCAGGCCGTCGGTTGTAGTCATCCCCAACGGCTTCGATCACCAGGCGCTTCCGTCCGACCCATCGAGCTGGCGCGAAGCGAACCCGCCGAAGATTCTGTTCTCGAACACGGATGGCATCAAGCTCGTCCAATTCAGAAAGGAATTTTTCAAGGTCGTTGTCGATTTCTTGCAGCGTCACCCTGATGTCGCGTTTGAATTCTGGGGTGACGGATTCCCCGAGATGTCGCGAATTCCGCGGCTGGTGTCGAAGGGCTTTCTGGAAAATTCGGCGTATAAGGCGGCTATCCGGGATGCGGGCTATATGTTTTCGATCGTGCCGCTAGGCGGACGTGAGGATCCCGATGCGCTGTTCTTTAACAGCTGCAAATCGTGCATCAAGTACATCGATTACGGCAGTCTCGGTATCCCCGGCATCTATTCGCGATCTCCCGTGTACGAGGACGCGGTCTCGCACGGCGATACTGGCCTTCTGGTGAATAACACGGCCGAAGAGTGGGCCAGCGCGATGGAGGAGTTGTACCAGGATCAGCAACTGCGCAATTCGTTGCGGCTGAAAGCTTACGTCGACGCTCGTGAACGGTTCGGCCTCGCCGGACCGGCGAAGACCTTCCTCGAACTCGTGACCGGCGAGAATCCGGTCTAAACGGGACACACCGACATGGATCTCTTATTGATCAGGCACGGCCAATCGGTCGCCAACGCCAAAGGATTGCTGATTTCGACCGACAGGGACGGGCTGACCGACCTTGGCAAAACCCAATCGATCAATCTCGCCGCTACGCTCGAACGATTTGCCTTCCAGCCATCGCAGATTTATTGCAGTCCATGGGCACGCGCACGTCAGACCGCTGAACTGCTTTTCGGCGAGTCGACGCCGATGACGTTCGACGCACGGCTTGCAGAGACTCATCCAGGTATATACGGATCGTGGCTCGAGACGGATTTCAATCAAGCCTTTCCGGACTTCAACAAGAACATTAGAAATCAGTACGAACAAGGCGAATCGCATCTGCAAATGGCCGAGCGAGTACAAGGGTGGGTCGATTCCGAGGTGCAGCCCCAAGTTCAGAAAGCCGGCCTGATGGTTGCTGTCGCACATGGCGGCCCGATTAGCGTAGTGCTGCAACACCTTCTTGGAGTTCCGATCGAAACGCACTATCCCAGCTTCACCGTGCCGAATGCGTCATTTACCTACCTGAAGTGGCGCGCGGACCTGAACCGTTACTGTCTCGAGCGTGCAGGTCACGTATGAGCAAAACCGTTGCGATATTCGAACCGATCTACGCAGCAGAGCAGACGCTGACCTGCGCTGAGTTTCTGCCGCTCGTACGAGCCGACAATTCGCGCCCCGAGTGGCGCGAGTTCAAGATTCTGATCGACATGTATCGCAACGGCGATCATCGCCGGCACGACTACACGGGACTCTTTTCGCCGAAATTCACGCTGAAATCGAAGATCTCCGGCGCCAGATTCCTTGAGTTCGTGCAGGGCCACCCCGATTCGGATATCTGCTTTATCAATCCCTTTCCGCAACTCGCTTACTGGTCCTACAACGTGTGGATGCAAGGCGAGCAGGCGCACCCTGGCTTGACTGAGGCAACGCAAGCGCTGCTAGATGCAAGCGGCTTTGACTGGACTATCGCGGACACTCCGCGACACGGGCTTGCGTCGCTGGCCTACTGCAATTTCTGGGTGGGCTCGCAGCGGTTTTGGGACGAGTATGTCGGAGGAACATTGCTTCCGATTGCCGACTTTCTCGAAGCCAACCCGTCTCACGACGCAGCACGCGCCGTTATGCTGGACACGACGCATACGGACCCTGCACCGTTCTTGCCCTTCATTGTCGAGCGACTGTTCAGCACTTATATTTCACTGCATCCTGAGATGTCCCGGGCGGCCTACCCGTTCAGCACGCAAGAGGTACGTGACTACTGCATCAACGACTTTGAAAAGCTATTGTTCGAGCGCATGCGGGCGAAAATTGATGAAGCAGACGCCACGGGGGTCTTCGGGCAGGAGCTAGTCGATCAGATGGGTACAGTCTGCGCTTTGTGGCAACAGCATTTTTTTGATTTCTATGCGACGCGACCGCATCCCCATACTGGACAGCCGGTTCGTCTGGACTGAACGGTTGTTGCTTAAGGCTTCACGAACTGAGACTACAAGACAACGCTTTTTTTTGCGGGCTGCATCCAGAGATTTGGCATCCTTTACTACGCTGCCACACGCATTCACATTCCGGTAAGACGGTATCTCAAGGCGAATAACGAACGCTAATCACCTCGATCCCGCGGTCGTTCTCCGGTTGGCGCTTTCAGTGAGACAAGCACACACAACCGGGCCGTTTCGGCGGCCGCTTTGCTACAGATGCAACCTGTTTCAGTCCGTACGACAAGCGCCCCTTCCAGCGGCCCATAACTACGATTGACGAGAGGTACCATGCAATCGGCACCGATCCACCCAGACGACGACATGTTTCATGGCTCCCACGAGCATTACGCGTCGGTCGGCACTCAGATGGCAGATTTTGTTTCACATGCGGTCGAGCTTGCGAAAGGCGATTCACCAAACATTCTTGAACTGCCATGTGGTTACGGGCGGGTGACACGCCACCTTGTCTCTCGATTCGACCCCAAGCGGATACACGTGGCCGACATCATGGTGCCATCCGTTGATTTCTGCGTAGAGAAATTTAGCGTCAAAGGTTACTACATTGTCGATCCAGTCTATGAGTTTCAGAATGTCCCTGAGGCATTCTTTAACGTTGCCGCGCTCGGATCGCTGATCACTCACTTGTCCGGACGGAATGCCCGGACAGTAATGAAGCACTTTTTCAAAAAGTTGAAAGCTGATGGGGTTGCAGTAGTCACGACGCATGGTGCGCGCTCACGCGAGATCCTGGAGACAGTAGATTGCTACCAGATCGGAGACGCCGCGCGCGCACATTTGCTAACTAGCTAAGACGCAGGTGAGTTCGGATTCGTCAACTACATGCCCGACCATTCGCTCGAAGCCAAGACGGTCGATTACATCGGAGACAGCTACGGAATTGCCCTGATTCCGCATAACTGGGTGAGTGACGTCTGCGACGAGAATGGCCTGACCATTCTCGAACATCGTCCTGGCGGATGGGACAACCATCAAGACGTGTTTTTTATCTCCCGCTGAATACGAAAGGTCGCCGAGGGTTGCGGGTCGGCCGGTTGGCTGCCTGCATGGCGACAGACAAATGCCGATAAGTAAAGCTGCTGCCAGAAAAAGCCACCTCGATTCTTTGCGCCCGCATTCCGAACCAATCACGATTCTTTTTGGTTAGATGTCGACTTCAGTCAGTGCAACACGGCTTCGGTTATGATTAACGCTCGGTAAGAATCTGGAAGACTTGCTTAACGCAGGAGTGCCATGATTTCAGCGGACAGTTTTTTCCTCACCCGAAAGCAAAAGCTTCTCGCCGGCCTGGATCAGGAACATAGTCTCGGCCTGGAAATCGGGGCGCTATGCCGGCCGTTTCTTCTAAGAGACGACGGCCCCGTCATCTACGTCGATCACGCCAACACGCAAACGCTGCGTACCAAGTACAAAGACGACCCCAGCGTCGACGTAAATGCTATCGTCGAAGTGGATGCCGTATGGGGCGCCGACACGCTTCAGCAAGCTCTGGGAGGAAAACGGGTCGACTATGTGGTTGCATCACATGTGATAGAGCATGTGCCGGATCTCATAGCGTGGTTGAGCGAGTTGCGTTCCATTCTGAATCCCGGCGGCGAGGTGCGGTTGATCGTACCGGACAAACGGTTCACATTCGACTATTTCCGCCAAGAGACCCACATCGCTTCGGTCCTGCACAGCAACCTGATACATGCACGGGTACCTCAACCTCAGATCCTAATCGACTACTGCATCAACGTCGCCAAGGTGGATTGCGTCTCAGCCTGGAAGGCGCCTCTCGACCCTTTCTCAACCGAACGGCACCACGATCTCGAAACCGCATTGAATGTAGCGCGGGATTGTCTGGAAAACGGGGCGTATCACGACGTGCATTGCTGGGTTTTTTCGCCCCGCTCGTTTGCACGCCTCTTTCGTGAAATGGCGGAGTTCGACCTCATCGACTTTGCCTGCGGCAACTTCTTCGACACCGATCGGAATGATATTGAGTTCTTTGTTTCGCTCCAGCCATCCGATGACAAATCTCACACCGTGAACAGTTGGCGCCGGATGGAAGCAGAAGCCGGCGACGATGTTCCCGGACGCCCGTTCTGGAAAACCAAGCGGGCGTTGCGATTCGCGCTCAAACGGGGTTGATCCTTGCACGCCACCGCAGAACAGCCCGAGCGAACTCGTCGCTCCCCCTAGCACAGACGCTGAGACTGGTAGCTGCAGCTTCCACCGGCGAAACGCATGTGGGTCGATCTGCCCCGGGGGCACTTACGCAACGCTCTGCGCTACCTGAAAATATTTCGTTGATACAGGGCCACGTGTTTGATGCCGATAGCGCCGCAGGCATTCGGGTCTACAAGGGTCATTTGCAAGCCTCGAACCCGTTCGAGAGTGAGCCATCGAGGATAGGCGTCGATCGGAACAATCAGCACCCCGTCGTCTGCTGTGAACGTCAATTGAGCTGCGTCGCTCGGACCTGGCTGCTTGTCACCCCACCACGCTATTTT is a window of Paraburkholderia sp. IMGN_8 DNA encoding:
- a CDS encoding glycosyltransferase gives rise to the protein MRLLICAPDIFEGDAVGNHCLGLATMAAHSGWNALAYAQRFDTSISHVQPIESLFSEVTSEDLLYVSYSIVDPLLDRLLALPCRKICYFHGVTDPALLREFEPVTADLCEQAFSQLPRLAGFDVIVANSMHVAHDLAPYVDVSSIVVIPPVFESLPTFGDNAIAHRNPNTFNMLVLGRVVPHKRVEDAIEVFARVVEGGVDATMTIVGSMPNYDYSKYLLKRARALGILTRIDFTGMVDDADLLSSYDRASLLLSMSRHEGFCIPALEAMHRGIPAVVRAGHAAAEVVNDAGLVINERETAGQIADQIIALRNDASRWDALTQRARARAGVLLERTSWRHWAEVFDCALRGTDTP
- a CDS encoding glycosyltransferase, with amino-acid sequence MTGLKFILTTYSTAFTVSGGGESELVQVAEILKASGVHTDIYGIGSRPLNFYDGVIHFSVHADSHAILREAAIRNKRIFLWPNVWWLGPIPASEVERIQEITRIAHKLLFKSHAELENFTQYIPVPAEKIEVLPTCVSNRFLAQPDKDLLSTVSNSTDFALCLGLIEPIKNQLQTIRALNELQLDGLFVGGARDDDYYRQCVAEAHPGIAFLPFIQPCSALLRSIIANCNVMVEPSIDPPGRSSLEGAIMQKPLVMSDGPWQREHFENGVWYTATDSVSAIASAIAGAINDTDRDAKVAATYDRVMARHSASIIGPQIAELLARESI
- a CDS encoding glycosyltransferase family 1 protein, with amino-acid sequence MPKIPRLLVVQRISLSHDRLMSRSIAARFGPLLNYMANNGMLEWEEIVESDVTVGQLRRFDAVLFNKHSSNRATDVMRMANDLGLRTIYDMDDWIIDLPMYSVTDLNDDLLANITWLIRQASIATVSNDTLRNKLRRIRPSVVVIPNGFDHQALPSDPSSWREANPPKILFSNTDGIKLVQFRKEFFKVVVDFLQRHPDVAFEFWGDGFPEMSRIPRLVSKGFLENSAYKAAIRDAGYMFSIVPLGGREDPDALFFNSCKSCIKYIDYGSLGIPGIYSRSPVYEDAVSHGDTGLLVNNTAEEWASAMEELYQDQQLRNSLRLKAYVDARERFGLAGPAKTFLELVTGENPV
- a CDS encoding histidine phosphatase family protein → MDLLLIRHGQSVANAKGLLISTDRDGLTDLGKTQSINLAATLERFAFQPSQIYCSPWARARQTAELLFGESTPMTFDARLAETHPGIYGSWLETDFNQAFPDFNKNIRNQYEQGESHLQMAERVQGWVDSEVQPQVQKAGLMVAVAHGGPISVVLQHLLGVPIETHYPSFTVPNASFTYLKWRADLNRYCLERAGHV
- a CDS encoding class I SAM-dependent methyltransferase — encoded protein: MQSAPIHPDDDMFHGSHEHYASVGTQMADFVSHAVELAKGDSPNILELPCGYGRVTRHLVSRFDPKRIHVADIMVPSVDFCVEKFSVKGYYIVDPVYEFQNVPEAFFNVAALGSLITHLSGRNARTVMKHFFKKLKADGVAVVTTHGARSREILETVDCYQIGDAARAHLLTS
- a CDS encoding methyltransferase domain-containing protein, with translation MISADSFFLTRKQKLLAGLDQEHSLGLEIGALCRPFLLRDDGPVIYVDHANTQTLRTKYKDDPSVDVNAIVEVDAVWGADTLQQALGGKRVDYVVASHVIEHVPDLIAWLSELRSILNPGGEVRLIVPDKRFTFDYFRQETHIASVLHSNLIHARVPQPQILIDYCINVAKVDCVSAWKAPLDPFSTERHHDLETALNVARDCLENGAYHDVHCWVFSPRSFARLFREMAEFDLIDFACGNFFDTDRNDIEFFVSLQPSDDKSHTVNSWRRMEAEAGDDVPGRPFWKTKRALRFALKRG